A segment of the Bacillus licheniformis DSM 13 = ATCC 14580 genome:
TCCAACACGGTAAACGCTTTTTTGCAGCAAAAGCTTGCATATGCAGGGCCGATTCCTGAGGATCCCCTGGTCTCAAGAGCCGTTGTGGAGCAGCAGCCGTTTCTGATAAAGAATCCGCGTTCCAAGCCGAGCAGGGCGGTTTACCTGCTGGCCGAATCGCTGCTTCATAACGGCAGAACGGAAATGGGCGAAAACCGGTCCTTTATCGAAAAATTATCTTCATTCCTGAGGAGGGGCAATACATTATGATTCGTGTTCTTGTCGTTGACGACTCTGCTTTTATGAGAAACATGATCACCAAGTTTTTAACATCCAATCACGAGATTGCTGTAGCAGGAACGGCAAGAAACGGCGAGGAAGCGCTCCAAAAAATCAAGGAGCTCCGTCCGGATGTGATCACATTGGATATTGAAATGCCTGTGATGAACGGAAAAGAAACGTTGAAAAGGATTATGGCGAGCGATCCGCTTCCGGTTGTCATGGTATCGAGCCTGACGCAGCAGGGAGCAGATATCACGATCGAATGTCTGGAGCTTGGGGCGATCGATTTCGTCGCGAAGCCGTCGGGTTCGATTTCAATAGATTTATATAAAGTAAGAGACATGCTGATTGAGAAGGTTTTGACAGCAGGACGGGTGAAACTGAAAGGCCGGCAAGTTCCGATCTCAAAGCCCGCCATCGAGACGGCGAAGCAGCCGATTGTGGGCGGCAGCGATTCAGTCCGCTTTCGGGCTGGAAAACAGCTCATCTGCATCGGTACATCGACAGGGGGGCCGAGGGCGCTGCAAAGAGTGCTTCCCAAGCTTCCCAAAACGTTGAAGGCGCCTGTTTTTATCGTTCAGCACATGCCAAAGGGCTTTACGGCCTCATTAGCGAACAGGCTGAACCACCTCTCAGAAGTAACCGTGAAGGAGGCTGAAAACGGTGAGAGAGCGAAAGACGGCTGGGTTTACATTGCACCCGGAGGAAAAAACATGGCGGTCGGCCTTGAAAAGGGCGAATTGGTGATCACGCTCGATGACCGCGACACAGAAAGCCGCCACAAGCCTTCTGTTGACTACTTGTTTCAATCCCTGGCCTCACTTCGGGAGTTTGAAAAAATCGCCGTCATTATGACGGGGATGGGAAGCGACGGAACAGAAGGCGTAAAAGGCCTTTTGAAACATGGGAGCGGAACGGTGATCGCCGAAGCAGCCGAGTCGTCCGTCGTTTTCGGAATGCCGAAATCGGTCATTAACAACGGGCTTGCAAACGACATCAAGCATGTTGATGAGATTGCCGCAGCCATTATGACGTATATGAAAAAAGAGAGGGCGTGACTCATATGGATATGAATCAATATTTAGACGTCTTTATTGAAGAAAGCAGAGAACATTTGCAAACCTGTAACGAAAAATTGCTCGAACTCGAAAAAAATCCGACAGACTTGCAGCTTGTCCATGATATTTTCAGAGCGGCTCATACCTTGAAAGGGATGAGCGCAACGATGGGCTATGAAGACATGGCTCATTTAACGCACAGTCTGGAAAACGTGCTGGATGCGATTCGAAATGAAGAAATGACCATCACGTCAGAGTGGATGGACGTCATGTTTGAAGCGCTCGATGACCTTGAAGCAATCGTCCTTTCGATCATCGAAGGCGGCGACGGCAAAAGAGATGTTTCCGAAGTCTGCGCCAAGCTTGATGTGACAGGGGCAAACAAGGAGGCGGCAGCAGCGGCAGAAGCGCCTGAAGCGGCGTCTTCCGAAACGAAATGGTCCTATGACGAATTTCAACGAACGGTCATCGCCGAAGCTGAGGAACAAGGCTTTAAATGTTTCGAAATCAAAGTTGCATTGAAAGAGGACTGTCTGTTGAAGGGCGTTCGGGTGTACATGGTATTTGAGCAGCTGAACGAGGTCGGCGAAGTCGTTAAAACGATTCCGGAAACAGAAGTCCTTGAATCGGAGGATTTTGATTCCGAATTCGTCATCTGCTTTTTAAGCAAACACGGAAAAGAAGAGATTTTCAACAAAATCAACGGCGTATCTGAAATTGAAAAAATAGAAGTGACCGAGCTGAAAAACGATTTTTCGGCACAAGAAGAAGCGAAGCCCGCCGCATCCGAAAAAGAAACCGCACCGAAAGAGGCGGAGAAAAAACCGGCTAAGCAGCCGGACGGCAAAAAAGACGCGGCGAAACCTGCGGCAGGCGGCGGAACGAAGACGATCCGCGTCAACATCGACCGCCTCGATTCATTAATGAACCTGTTTGAAGAGCTGGTCATTGACAGGGGGCGCTTAGAGCAGATCGCCAAAGAGCTAGAACACAGCGAATTAACGGAAACCGTCGAACGGATGACTAGAATTTCAGGCGACCTGCAGTCGATCATCCTCAATATGAGAATGGTTCCGGTAGAAACGGTGTTCAACCGATTCCCGCGCATGGTCCGCCAGCTGACAAAAGAATTAAATAAAAAGATCGAGCTGTCGATTTTCGGAGCGGAAACAGAGCTTGACAGAACGGTAATAGACGAAATCGGCGACCCGCTTGTCCACCTCTTGAGAAACAGCCTTGATCACGGGATCGAGGCGCCTGAAGTCAGGGTGAAAAACGGTAAACCTGAAACCGGTCAAGTCCGCCTGAAAGCATACCACAGCGGTAACCATGTCTTTATCGAGGTGGAGGATGACGGCGCCGGCATCAACCGCAAAAAGGTGCTCGAAAAAGCGCTTGAGCGCAACGTCATTACTGAACGCGAAGCCGAAACGATCGAAGATCATGAAATCGACGCGCTCATTTTTGCGCCGGGATTCTCAACCGCAGATCAAATCTCGGATATTTCAGGACGCGGAGTCGGCTTAGACGTTGTCAAAAGCAAGCTGGAATCGTTGGGCGGTTCTGTCAGCATCAAATCGAGCGAAGGCGAAGGTTCGCTTTTCTCCATCCAGCTTCCGCTTACACTGTCGATCATTTCCGTGCTGTTAGTCAAACTTGAAAATGAAACGTTTGCGATTCCGATTTCTTCTATTATAGAAACGGCTGTCATCGATAAGAAAGATATTCTTCAAACGCACGACCGCGAAGTGATCGATTTCAGGGGCCATATCGTACCGGTGGTTTACCTGAAAGAACAGTTTAATGTTGAGGATTCTTCAGATGATCTTGATCAGCTTCACGTCATCGTCGTGAAAAAAGGAGACAAGCTGACGGCATTTGTTGTCGACTCCTTTATCGGCCAGCAGGAAGTCGTATTAAAATCACTCGGCGATTATTTAACAAACGTCTTTGCCATTTCCGGCGCGACGATTTTGGGAGACGGACAAGTAGCCCTGATCATCGACTGCAACGCCCTTATTAAATAGAAAGCGAAAGGAGAGCGATCCTCTTGACCACACAGACTACCACCGGTGAGAAAATGATTGTGTTCAAAGTAAATCATAAAGAGTATGCCATCTCTGTATCAGAAGTAATGTCCATTGAAAAATGGCAGCAGCCAACAAGGGTGCCGGGAGTGGAACCGTATATTTGCGGCGTCATTAATTTGAGAGGTGTTGTCACACCTGTCATCGATTTAAGAAAGCGGATTGAAGCGCCTGGAGACACGATTACTGATGAAACGAGAATCATCATCATCACCCATCAGGACATTGAAGTCGGCTGGGTGGTGGATGAGGCGAACGATGTCATCACAGTCGAGGAAGAGGAAATTGAATCGGCTCCCGAAACGGTAGGAAAAGACGGCAGGCAATGGATTAAAGGCATCGTCAAGCAAGGGTCCAGACTTCTCAATCTGATTGACTCTGAAGCTGTTTTAAACCGGAAGTCGAGCCTTGCCGCCGCTTCTGAAAATGTGAAGAAATAAGGAGCCAATGATGAGCGTATTTAACGGAATTAGAGAAGAGCATCTTGATATATTGCGGGAAGTCGGGAATATCGGAGCGGGCCATTCCGCTTCCGCCCTGGCCCTGTTG
Coding sequences within it:
- a CDS encoding chemotaxis protein CheA, translated to MDMNQYLDVFIEESREHLQTCNEKLLELEKNPTDLQLVHDIFRAAHTLKGMSATMGYEDMAHLTHSLENVLDAIRNEEMTITSEWMDVMFEALDDLEAIVLSIIEGGDGKRDVSEVCAKLDVTGANKEAAAAAEAPEAASSETKWSYDEFQRTVIAEAEEQGFKCFEIKVALKEDCLLKGVRVYMVFEQLNEVGEVVKTIPETEVLESEDFDSEFVICFLSKHGKEEIFNKINGVSEIEKIEVTELKNDFSAQEEAKPAASEKETAPKEAEKKPAKQPDGKKDAAKPAAGGGTKTIRVNIDRLDSLMNLFEELVIDRGRLEQIAKELEHSELTETVERMTRISGDLQSIILNMRMVPVETVFNRFPRMVRQLTKELNKKIELSIFGAETELDRTVIDEIGDPLVHLLRNSLDHGIEAPEVRVKNGKPETGQVRLKAYHSGNHVFIEVEDDGAGINRKKVLEKALERNVITEREAETIEDHEIDALIFAPGFSTADQISDISGRGVGLDVVKSKLESLGGSVSIKSSEGEGSLFSIQLPLTLSIISVLLVKLENETFAIPISSIIETAVIDKKDILQTHDREVIDFRGHIVPVVYLKEQFNVEDSSDDLDQLHVIVVKKGDKLTAFVVDSFIGQQEVVLKSLGDYLTNVFAISGATILGDGQVALIIDCNALIK
- a CDS encoding chemotaxis protein CheW, with amino-acid sequence MTTQTTTGEKMIVFKVNHKEYAISVSEVMSIEKWQQPTRVPGVEPYICGVINLRGVVTPVIDLRKRIEAPGDTITDETRIIIITHQDIEVGWVVDEANDVITVEEEEIESAPETVGKDGRQWIKGIVKQGSRLLNLIDSEAVLNRKSSLAAASENVKK
- a CDS encoding protein-glutamate methylesterase/protein-glutamine glutaminase yields the protein MIRVLVVDDSAFMRNMITKFLTSNHEIAVAGTARNGEEALQKIKELRPDVITLDIEMPVMNGKETLKRIMASDPLPVVMVSSLTQQGADITIECLELGAIDFVAKPSGSISIDLYKVRDMLIEKVLTAGRVKLKGRQVPISKPAIETAKQPIVGGSDSVRFRAGKQLICIGTSTGGPRALQRVLPKLPKTLKAPVFIVQHMPKGFTASLANRLNHLSEVTVKEAENGERAKDGWVYIAPGGKNMAVGLEKGELVITLDDRDTESRHKPSVDYLFQSLASLREFEKIAVIMTGMGSDGTEGVKGLLKHGSGTVIAEAAESSVVFGMPKSVINNGLANDIKHVDEIAAAIMTYMKKERA